The sequence ACATCTCCGGGTACCAGGAGCGGAAGATCGCGTACGCGCAGAACAGCCCGCCGAAGAGCAAAATTTCCGTCAGCAGGAACAACCACGTGCCCAGCTTGGCCGCTTCCGCCTGCTGCGCCGGTTCGTGAAAATGATGCTGCAAGTACGCCGGATGATCGTGGCTGGCTGAGTGTGTCGACATCGCTGCTTACCTCGTGCTCGCCGCGACCACCTTGTCGTAGTCGT is a genomic window of Candidatus Zixiibacteriota bacterium containing:
- a CDS encoding cytochrome oxidase subunit III; protein product: MSTHSASHDHPAYLQHHFHEPAQQAEAAKLGTWLFLLTEILLFGGLFCAYAIFRSWYPEM